The Penicillium digitatum chromosome 6, complete sequence genome has a window encoding:
- a CDS encoding Histone H1 has translation MPPKKVTSASKKAAPAPHTSYRDMIKDAIINLKERNGSSRQAIKKYVQSNNKINVTSQSVFDSQFNKAIKAGVEKNEFTQPKGPSGPLKLAKKDAPVKAAPKPAAKPAAKPTPKATVKPPTKTAPKTAAKKAAPKKATTTKPKANSGKARKTSTAAPAVVEQPKILGKTKSGRITKTTAPQPATTRAAPQKRTTTK, from the exons ATGCCCCCCAAGAAGGTTACCAGCGCGTCCAAGAAGGCGGCGCCTGCTCCTCACACATCCTACCGCG ATATGATCAAGGATGCCATTATTAAC CTGAAAGAACGCAATGGTAGCAG TCGTCAGGCTATCAAGAAGTACGTTCAGTCTAACAACAAGATCAACGTCACTTCCCAGAGCGTCTTTGACTCTCAGTTCAACAAGGCTATCAAGGCCGGTGTTGAGAAGAACGAGTTCACTCAGCCCAAGG GCCCATCTGGCCCCTTGAAGCTTGCGAAGAAGGATGCTCCTGTCAAGGCCGCTCCTAAACCTGCCGCAAAGCCTGCTGCGAAGCCTACCCCTAAGGCCACTGTCAAG CCTCCCACCAAGACTGCCCCAAAGACTGCTGCCAAGAAGGCTGCGCCCAAGAAGGCTACCACCACCAAGCCCAAGGCCAACTCTGGCAAGGCCCGCAAGACTTCCACTGCT GCCCCTGCTGTCGTTGAACAGCCCAAGATTCTGGGAAAGACCAAGTCTGGCCGTATCACCAAGACTACTGCCCCGCAGCCAGCAACAACCCGAGCTGCTCCCCAGAAGCGGACTACCACGAAGTAG
- a CDS encoding DASH complex, subunit Spc34, with protein MSLLNSHLEQITLSSNAIADLPFPPPRIFTTALLGSHDITALIRDTEAHERALFQVDPSTKAHGSQRRATRRGTMFPAETERESMASRIYSARDNRNQSAVARVLGHDMMEEIKRSAGTSTRGPRGEVNIEVLLRGAEILCKVYPVAGAQEKIANLRYRHEMISESIAQLEGRVATNTAELDQMRHSYEDEDDFSPAPVAQSEVPEVTDEDIEQELAEIRVLEQRKRRLEERVTGMDRDLGGLID; from the exons ATGTCGCTACTCAATTCTCACCTAGAGCAGATCACGCTTTCTTCCAATGCTATTGCCGACTTGCC GTTCCCTCCCCCACGTATTTTTACCACTGCATTGTTGGGCTCCCACGATATCACAGCCTTGATCCGTGATACAGAAGCCCACGAGCGAGCACTCTTCCAGGTTGACCCCTCTACCAAGGCCCATGGATCCCAAAGACGCGCTACACGACGCGGGACTATGTTCCCTGCTGAGACCGAAAGGGAGTCAATGGCAAGCCGCATTTATTCAGCACGGGACAACCGTAACCAGTCTGCAGTGGCAAGGGTACTGGGACATGATATGATGGAAGAGATCAAGCGATCAGCGGGTACCTCCACTAGAGGACCCCGCGGGGAGGTTAATATTGAAGTGCTCCTTCGCGGCGCCGAGATCCTATGCAAAGTTTA TCCGGTTGCGGGCGCACAGGAAAAGATTGCCAACCTTCGCTATCGGCATGAGATGATCAGTGAGTCCATAGCGCAGTTGGAAGGTCGGGTTGCAACAAACACTGCAGAACTGGATCAGATGAGACATTCTtatgaggatgaagatgatttTTCCCCTGCACCGGTGGCACAATCAGAGGTCCCAGAGGTCACTGACGAGGATATTGAGCAAGAGTTGGCCGAAATCCGAGTCTTGGAGCAGAGAAAGCGAAGGCTAGAAGAGCGGGTTACAGGCATGGATCGGGATCTCGGTGGTTTGATAGACTGA
- a CDS encoding Multicopy suppressor of stt4 mutation, whose amino-acid sequence MAAFSNDVSYQSATATATHPRSFEPPRKSHDKTPVGNTFLWTNWPNGNDANHDSHQNDRHLLTDLKNVSAYSLNGPRSSIGSYTRDLPLSKDGSMHSIGNGSMRDPRENGRPSAMLDRKTSDTGPGAISTTESPSTQQPNGTANGRPVQKLMVNGDIHPPNADESSISPSASLLQIPQQDEAGRHSPDPDRLTPNSKPGQPRHSSPPASSTLDAASMPESQNSSMRQRHSLQVPTTPSVRRDSREYTDDTVYSSGRMSPTAGFRRASVGLIRRATKTSTQQDITLDEAPPDEDAARWAEAFKQKRASRRRREEEDDERVIVGTKVDQNHVNYVTAYNMLTGIRFTVSRINAKMDRELTPADFDAKHKFSFDITGNELIPSAKYDFKFKDYAPWVFRHLRAKFRLDPADYLMSLTSKYILSELGSPGKSGSFFYFSRDYKYIIKTIHHSEHKLLRKILPEYYRHVENNPNTLISQFYGLHRVKMAYGRKIHFVVMNNLFPPHRDIHQTFDLKGSTIGRDLQESDLERNPRATMKDLNWVRRNRHLECGPPKRDFFIEQLKRDVVLLQKLKIMDYSLLVGIHDAGRGNEEKLRDKTLQVFQPGGNREEDATPNNLMRTPSKLENERKARELRMLIKRERPVPLDKAAAKMPDEILDERKYHVFYADDGGFLATHENGQPGDEIYYLGIIDCLTHYGTIKKLENLFKGFSHDRTQISPIPPERYGERFINFIKGITMSKEEAERGHDSRVSASGAPQQSTENPHSRSSSVERTMQTAEKEASKDVSVTHPRTLATVWDPADAGGPGPTSTLPIVDEAGEASSVGGHSSHSRNGPQDFDQELHTPRDAPPAISSKGKEVDRRNLPNPGPVRR is encoded by the exons ATGGCAGCCTTCTCCAACGACGTCTCCTATCAGTCTGCTACGGCCACGGCTACTCATCCTCGCTCGTTCGAACCCCCTCGGAAGTCGCACGATAAGACCCCCGTCGGAAATACTTTCCTGTGGACCAACTGGCCCAACGGCAACGACGCGAATCACGACTCTCATCAGAATGACCGGCACCTTCTGACTGACCTGAAGAACGTCAGTGCATACTCCCTGAATGGCCCTCGCTCTAGTATTGGCTCGTACACGCGCGACCTGCCCCTGTCCAAGGACGGCAGCATGCATTCGATAGGCAATGGATCCATGAGAGATCCCCGGGAGAATGGCCGCCCGTCCGCTATGCTCGACCGTAAAACTTCCGACACTGGACCGGGAGCTATTTCCACAACAGAATCCCCTTCCACCCAACAACCGAATGGCACTGCAAACGGCCGACCTGTCCAGAAACTCATGGTCAATGGAGATATTCATCCACCTAATGCCGATGAGTCTTCGATCTCACCATCGGCCTCGCTCTTACAAATCCCGCAGCAGGATGAGGCCGGTCGTCATTCTCCAGACCCCGATCGCCTGACACCGAACTCGAAGCCCGGCCAACCACGTCACTCCTCCCCTCCCGCCTCATCGACGCTCGACGCTGCCTCCATGCCAGAATCGCAGAATTCCAGCATGCGACAACGACATTCATTGCAGGTTCCGACAACGCCAAGTGTTCGACGAGATAGCCGAGAATACACCGATGACACAGTGTACAGCAGTGGCCGCATGTCACCGACGGCTGGCTTCCGACGCGCATCGGTCGGTCTAATCAGACGAGCTACGAAAACCAGCACCCAGCAAGACATCACTTTGGATGAGGCACCACCGGATGAAGATGCGGCCCGATGGGCCGAAGCTTTTAAACAAAAGCGAGCGTCGCGACGACGCCGCGAAGAGGAGGACGACGAGCGGGTGATTGTCGGCACCAAAGTCGACCAGAACCACGTCAACTATGTGACAGCATACAACATGTTGACTGGTATCCGATTCACAGTCTCGAGGATCAACGCGAAAATGGACCGGGAACTCACCCCGGCAGACTTTGATGCCAAACACAAATTCTCTTTTGACAT AACCGGAAACGAACTGATTCCCTCCGCAAAATACGACTTCAAGTTCAAAGACTATGCACCGTGGGTGTTTCGACACCTTCGCGCCAAATTCCGTCTCGATCCCGCCGACTACCTGATGTCACTCACAAGCAAATACATTTTGTCGGAACTGGGCTCCCCCGGCAAGAGCGGGAGCTTCTTCTACTTTTCACGTGACTACAAGTACATCATCAAGACCATTCATCATTCCGAGCACAAGCTTCTCCGGAAGATTCTTCCTGAGTACTACCGGCACGTAGAGAACAACCCAAACACCCTCATCTCACAATTCTATGGATTACATCGAGTCAAGATGGCATACGGCCGAAAGATCCACTTTGTCGTGATGAACAACCTGTTTCCGCCCCACCGAGATATCCACCAGACGTTCGACCTGAAGGGCTCGACGATTGGTCGTGACCTGCAAGAGTCAGATCTTGAGAGAAACCCCAGAGCGACTATGAAGGACTTGAACTGGGTTCGTCGCAATCGCCACTTGGAATGTGGCCCGCCAAAACGAGACTTCTTCATTGAGCAATTAAAACGCGACGTGGTGTTGCTTCAAAAACTCAAGATCATGGACTACTCTCTTTTGGTGGGAATCCATGATGCAGGCCGGGGCAACGAAGAGAAATTGCGTGACAAGACTCTTCAGGTCTTCCAGCCAGGAGGCAACCGCGAAGAGGATGCGACTCCCAACAACCTAATGCGCACTCCATCGAAATTGGAAAATGAACGCAAGGCCCGGGAGCTGCGCATGCTAATCAAACGCGAACGACCTGTTCCATTGGACAAAGCAGCTGCGAAGATGCCAGATGAAATCCTCGATGAACGGAAATATCATGTTTTCTACGCGGATGATGGAGGTTTCTTGGCGACTCATGAGAATGGCCAACCCGGTGATGAGATCTATTACCTCGGTATAATTGATTGCCTAACTCATTACGGAACCATAAAGAAACTCGAGAACCTTTTCAAAGGATTCTCGCATGACCGGACACAGATATCTCCAATCCCACCAGAGAGGTACGGAGAGCGCTTCATTAATTTTATCAAGGGAATCACCATGTCGAAGGAAGAAGCCGAACGAGGACACGATTCTCGAGTTTCTGCCTCCGGTGCACCTCAACAATCAACCGAAAATCCGCATTCGAGATCCTCTTCTGTCGAGCGAACAATGCAGACAGCGGAGAAGGAGGCATCGAAAGACGTTTCCGTCACACATCCTCGAACATTAGCCACTGTTTGGGACCCAGCAGATGCCGGAGGCCCCGGTCCGACTTCGACTCTTCCCATCGTGGACGAAGCCGGCGAGGCAAGCAGTGTCGGAGGGCACAGCTCGCACAGCCGAAACGGCCCTCAAGATTTCGACCAGGAATTGCATACCCCTCGCGACGCTCCACCGGCAATTTCTAGCAAAGGCAAGGAAGTTGATCGGCGCAATCTTCCGAATCCCGGTCCGGTCCGACGTTAG
- a CDS encoding Transcription initiation factor TFIID subunit 12, putative — MDGSQGQAGQVGQPMGAPQPQHSNLIRTDQVQKLPHLNDQQKAQHTQLVRSLWDLLNTRDPQTHEYQQAHTKLSQLSQNLMKGMRVFQQNRQQAMQQQQHQHQQAAVQGQPGQQPQQGQQTQPVQQAPQGTQGQQGQPVQRTQSNNPQTINQLIPQIQARVSALNFFLPPNVTPEQVQTWIPEARLRYGIALQKQEVGRARMAELRSSYAQRQAQGNMSQEEMQEFKNRQLAAEKLFREGSEFLNKFKEQQESFKIQSQQNPQSQAMNQANTSVNLNQASVAPPVSAQNLPNSQAGTGANPMQSGQPQPPAPHTINSAVNAARQTAMSPSVSQPGQPPSAQSAGNTPVPISAPLPQVQRPQPPSQQGTPGGQVTFSQTPHPDGSTSTPPGPPQQVNQGPPRPLSHQAAISQAAQTYTNPTPQQQTMNQQAQVNQQAHPQGYLANRPGETPNRNTNMAIPKNLHVSTPEPVSMPSSRPSLSGGPSHGAMGMMGQPAIQKHPGYVLEGEGQRVLSKKMLDILVRQVTGGGEGEMLTPDAEEFILQMADDFVDEVITQACRLAKLRPSSTLELRDIQLVLERNYNMRISGFSTDDLRTVKKPQPTQGWTQKMSAIQAAKVTQGKNE, encoded by the exons ATGGATGGGTCTCAGGGCCAAGCTGGCCAAGTTGGCCAGCCAATGGGTGCCCCGCAGCCACAGCACTCGAACCTCATTCGAACCGATCAAGTGCAGAAGTTACCGCACCTCAATGACCAGCAGAAGGCCCAGCATACCCAGCTAGTGCGCAGCCTCTGGGATCTGCTGAACACCCGCGATCCACAGACCCACGAATACCAACAAGCGCATACGAAGCTCTCACAGCTGTCCCAGAACTTGATGAAGGGGATGCGGGTTTTCCAGCAGAACCGACAGCAGGCAatgcaacagcaacagcaccagcaccagcaggCGGCAGTGCAGGGACAGCCAGGACAACAGCCACAGCAAGGGCAGCAGACACAGCCTGTACAACAAGCTCCCCAGGGAACGCAGGGGCAACAGGGACAACCGGTCCAGCGAACGCAATCCAACAACCCTCAAACGATCAATCAGCTCATCCCACAAATCCAAGCCCGAGTCAGCGCGCTCAATTTTTTCCTGCCTCCGAACGTGACCCCCGAGCAGGTGCAGACATGGATACCCGAGGCTCGCTTGCGATACGGTATCGCTCTTCAAAAGCAGGAGGTTGGACGGGCTCGAATGGCCGAGCTTCGTTCGTCATATGCTCAGCGGCAGGCTCAGGGCAATATGAGCCAAGAGGAAATGCAAGAATTCAAAAACCGACAGCTGGCAGCTGAAAAGCTTTTCCGAGAGGGTAGTGAGTTCTTGAACAAGTTCAAGGAACAGCAGGAAAGCTTCAAAATTCAATCTCAACAAAATCCACAGAGTCAAGCGATGAATCAGGCAAATACGTCCGTCAATCTGAACCAAGCCTCAGTCGCACCTCCCGTGTCAGCTCAAAATTTACCCAATTCCCAGGCTGGAACGGGAGCAAACCCTATGCAATCAGGGCAACCTCAACCCCCAGCTCCTCATACTATCAACTCAGCGGTCAACGCAGCGCGCCAAACTGCCATGTCTCCCTCTGTCTCTCAACCTGGACAACCACCTTCTGCCCAGTCTGCTGGAAACACTCCAGTCCCAATCAGTGCGCCACTACCTCAAGTGCAACGTCCACAACCACCATCCCAGCAAGGAACTCCGGGGGGGCAAGTCACTTTCAGCCAAACCCCCCATCCTGACGGCTCCACCTCCACACCACCTGGGCCTCCCCAACAGGTGAACCAAGGCCCGCCTCGTCCTCTCTCACACCAGGCTGCTATCTCACAAGCCGCACAAACATATACCAACCCTACCCCTCAGCAGCAAACAATGAATCAACAAGCCCAGGTCAACCAGCAGGCTCACCCCCAGGGTTATCTTGCCAACCGTCCAGGTGAAACCCCCAACCGCAACACCAACATGGCAATCCCCAAGAATCTGCATGTCTCCACCCCCGAGCCCGTCTCGATGCCAAGCTCCCGTCCTTCTCTTTCTGGTGGTCCCAGCCACGGCGCCATGGGCATGATGGGCCAGCCCGCGATCCAGAAACACCCCGGCTACGTCCTGGAAGGTGAAGGCCAGCGCGTGCTGAGTAAGAAGATGCTTGACATCCTCGTGCGCCAGGTCACCGGGGGCGGCGAAGGAGAGATGCTGACTCCAGATGCTGAAGAG ttcatcctccaaATGGCCGATGACTTCGTCGACGAAGTCATCACTCAAGCCTGTCGCCTCGCTAAACTGCGCCCCTCCTCGACCCTCGAGCTGCGCGATATCCAGCTCGTCCTCGAGCGCAACTACAACATGCGCATCTCAGGCTTTTCAACTGATGACCTCCGCACTGTCAAGAAGCCCCAGCCTACTCAGGGCTGGACTCAGAAGATGTCTGCTATCCAGGCTGCCAAGGTCACTCAGGGAAAGAACGAGTAA